The DNA segment AAAGACGCGCGCGTGATCATCCAGGCGCCTAACAGTGTTTACGGTTTTCTCGCCCGTGTTGCAAGCGAAAGGGCAGGTCTTATCTCCCTTACCGTGTATCCTTATCTGAGGGAGAAAGAGCTGGAGTACATGCTTGAGAGGACTGAGGCGTCAGCGGTCTGTATCCCGCAGATCTACAGAAAATTCAATTACCTCGAGATGTACAAAGGGCTTGTGGGCAAATCCAAAAACCTTAAATATTTCTTCCTTTTCGATGAAGATGTTCCGGATGGCGCCCCTGAAGGGACCTTTTCGCTTATAAAACTGGCCAATCAAAAGATTAATGAATCGGAGCTGAAGCTCCTCGATGAACGGCGATTCAGCGCCACCAATGATATAGGTCTCCTGACGAGCACAACGGGGACGACAGGCCTTCCGAAGCTCGTAGAGTGGCCCATCTCATCAAGGGTGTGTACATCAAAGGCGAGGATCGATATCTGGCAGCTCACAAAGGATGATATTACCATGGCCATTGCGCCGCACGCGGGCGGCGCCGCAGGGACCCTTACGTACTTCGCAGCACCCCTTGCCGGTGCAAAGACCGTTCTTATGGAGGAATTTGACCCCGAAGGCGCACTTGCCCTGATAGCAAAAGAAAAGGTAACCGCTATAGGCGTTGTCCCCACCCATCTGGTGAGGATGCTTGAGGCGGATGAGACAAAATATGATCTCAGCTCGCTCAGGTTCATACGGTCTGCCGGTGGTTATCTCCCGCCGCAGGTCGCGGAGGAGGCTGAAAAGAGATAT comes from the Syntrophorhabdaceae bacterium genome and includes:
- a CDS encoding fatty acid--CoA ligase family protein; the encoded protein is KDARVIIQAPNSVYGFLARVASERAGLISLTVYPYLREKELEYMLERTEASAVCIPQIYRKFNYLEMYKGLVGKSKNLKYFFLFDEDVPDGAPEGTFSLIKLANQKINESELKLLDERRFSATNDIGLLTSTTGTTGLPKLVEWPISSRVCTSKARIDIWQLTKDDITMAIAPHAGGAAGTLTYFAAPLAGAKTVLMEEFDPEGALALIAKEKVTAIGVVPTHLVRMLEADETKYDLSSLRFIRSAGGYLPPQVAEEAEKRYKAIITSDLGTQDVGSVSGCRIDDPGEIRRRTVGRMLPGNKVRLLDDNGKDVPEGNPGQLWFRGPHAPAGYYRDPESTAPVFDKDGWTTTGDIVKSEDSCLWIMGRAKDMIIRGGQNIYPAEIEGILNEHPKVANVAIVGYPDKEMGERACAYVVLKSGQTFTKEEMVSFLKEKKLAAFKLPERLEVMDALPTVGDSGKVDKKVLKSDIEKKVAGG